Below is a genomic region from Streptantibioticus cattleyicolor NRRL 8057 = DSM 46488.
GGGGAGATCGAGAACGTCCTGCGCGGCCACCCCGGGGTGCGGGACGCCATCGTCACCACCACACCGGTCACCACCGGGTCCGCCGAACCCGCCCTCGTCGCCTACCTGGTGCGGGCGAGCCGGACGGAACACCGCACGGAATCGTGGGCCGTCCTGGACGACGACGCGTTCGCCGCCCTCCTCCGCGACCATCTGCGGGACCACCTGCCCCGCTACATGGTCCCCGGTCACCTGGTCGTCCTGCCCCGGTTCCCGCTCAACCCGAGCGGCAAGGTCGACCGCGCCGCGCTGCCGGTCCCCGAACTCGGCGGCGTGGGACGGCACGTGGGCCCCCGTGACGAGATCGAACGGGTACTGGCCGGCATCTGGTCCCAGGTCCTCGGCCGACAGCACAGCGACGTCACGGAGGACTTCTTCGAGATCGGCGGCGATTCGCTCAAAAGCATCCAGGTCGTCCACCGCGCGCGCGAGGCCGGACTCACCCTCACCGTCAGCCACATCTTCCACCACCCCACCATCGAGGAACTCGGGGCCCATCTGCGGCAGGAGACCGCGGCCGGCACGCCTGCGGAGCCCGTACCCGAACCGCTGGTGTCAGGCACCGCCGAGGAGCGGGCGGACAACGCCGGCCGGGAACGGGAGAGCCGGTGAAGAACCGATGGCTGCTGCGCTTCCCGCCCCGCCCGCAGGCACGGATGCGCCTGCTGTGCCTGGCCGGGGCGGGCGCCGCGGCGTCGATGTACCGCTCCTGGTCCCAACACCTCCAGCCCGAGGTGGAAGTCTGCGCCGTCCAGCTGCCCGGCCGCGGCGCCCGGCTGCGTGAGGCGCCGTTCACGAGGATGGAGCCGCTGGCCGACGCCCTCACCGACGTGGTCCGGGCCGAGTCGGACCGCCCGATGGCGATCTTCGGTCACAGTCTCGGCTCGCTGATCGGGTTCGAGGTGGCCAGCCGCCTGCTCAGCACCGGCGCGGACACACCACTCCGGCTGATCGCCGCGGCACACCGGGCCCCACGGCTGGGCAGCGCGCGCCTGCCGTACCACCGCCTGCCCACGCCGGAGCTGATCGACGTCATGGGAGGGCTCGGCGGGACACCCCCCGACCTCCTCGCGATGCCGGACGTCATGCGGCTGACCCTGCCCGCCGTCCGGGCCGACTTCGAGATCGACTACACCTACCGGTACCGGGAACGGCCCCCGCTCCCCGTCCCCATCAGCGTGTTCGGCGGCATCGACGACACGACCGTCTCCAAGGCGGAACTGGAGGCGTGGCAGGAACACACCAGCACCGGGTTCAGCCTTCGCCTGCTACCCGGCGACCACTTCTTCCACGAAGGACCAGGCGGCCCGCGGATGCTCGCGCGGATACGCCGGGAACTCCTCCAACACGTCTGACCGGCCCGGCCGACCGCAACCGAAAAGGAGTGCCGACATGTTCGAGGACGGCGACGACCGCCGCTATCTCGTGGTGCGCAACCACGAGGAACAGTATGCGATATGGCCAAAGGACCATGAGATGCCGCCGGGCTGGGACCCGGTGGGCGTGGCCGGCAGCAAGCCGGAGTGCCTGGCCCACATCGAGAAGACATGGACCGACATGCGTCCGCTCAGCCTCCGGTCCGCGCCGGAACTCTGCCTCCACCAGGTGTTCGCCGCCCAGGTGGCGCGCACCCCGGACGCCCCGGCCGTCCGGGACGGGCGGGAAGAACTCACCTACCGGCAACTCGACGAGCGGGCCTCCCGGCTCGCGGCCGTGATCCTGCGCCAGGTGTCCGGACCCGGCGCCCGCGTCGGCATCTGCCTGCGACGCGGCAACAACGTGGTGACCGCGATCCTGGCCGTGCTCAAGGCCGGCTGCGCCTACGTACCGCTCGACCCCGACTACCCGCCGGAACGGGTGCGCTTCATGGCCCAGGACGCCTCGGTCGACATGGTGCTGGCGGACCCCGGTACGCGTTCGGCGCCCGATGCGGCACGTGTCGTCACCGTCGAGGACAGCCTGTGGTCGGACGACGCACCCCGCGCCGACGACGTCCAGGTGGGCCCGGACGCACCCGCCTACGTCATCTACACCTCGGGATCGAGCGGACGGCCCAAGGGGGTCGTGGTCTCGCACCGCAATGTGACCGCGCTCCTCGACGCCTGCGACCGGATCCTCGACACCGACGGCACGGACGTGTGGACGCTCTTCCACTCCTACTGCTTCGACTTCTCGGTCTGGGAGATGTGGGGGGCGTTGTCGCACGGCGCGACACTCGTGGTGGTACCGGCCGACGTCGCCCGGTCCCCCGAGGCCATGCTCGACCTGCTGCGCGAACAACGGGTGACCGTGCTCAACCAGGTGCCCTCGGTGTTCCGGTACCTGTCGCGCGCCGCGACCGGTGCGAAGGCCACGGGAGCCGGAACGGCGCTCAAGTACGTGGTCTTCGGCGGCGAGGCCGTCGACGTCGAAGCGGTCCGCGACTGGCGGCGGGCCCACGGCACGCGCACCGAGTTCGTCAACATGTACGGCATCACCGAGACCACGGTCTTCGCGACATACCGACGGCTGCCCGCCGACGAGATCGACGCGCCGCCCGCCCCGCCCGGGGCGGACCCGTCGGCACCGGACGGCGCGGAGACCACCGGCACCCGGCGGAACCCTCCCGACCCAGCGCTCAACATCGGCCTGCCGCTGAACGGATTCGACATCGCGCTGCTCACCGAGGACGGCCTTCCGGCCCGCCCGGGAGAGATCGGCGAGATCCACCTGGCAGGCCCGCAACTGGCCATCGGATACCTGGAGCGGCCGGAGCTGACGGCTGAGCGCTACCCCGTGCTGTCCCTGCGCGGCGAGGCCCCCCGCCGCTACTACCGCAGCGGCGACCTGGCCGTGGCCCGGGAGGACGGCACGCTGGAGTTCGCCGGACGCGCGGACGACCAGGTGAAGATCAACGGGTACCGGATAGAGATCGGCGAGGTCGAGTCCGCATTGCGGACCGCCGAGGGCGTCGGCGATCTGGTGGTGGTCCCGACCACCAGCCGGATCGGCGAACGGACGCTCGTCGCCTTCTACACGACGACGGACGACGGCGCACCGGACACGCTCTCCGAACGGCTGGCCGGCCACGCCAGGACCGCCCTGCCGGCCTTCATGGTGCCGAGCCGGTTCGTCAACGTGCCCACCCTGCCGCTGAGCCCCTCGGGAAAGACCGACAAGCGGGCGCTCGCCGAGCAACTGCGCTAGCCCGTACGGGAGGACAAATGGACGACAACCGATCGCGGGACCTCGACGGAGCTCGGACCACGCTGACCCAGCACCTTCCCCTGTCGGTCAACCAGGAGGCGATGTGGGTCACTTGGCAGATAGACCCCACCAAGTGGGAACACATCATTCCGCTGGCGCTGGACGTCAAGGGCGTCCTGGACCTTCCCCGCCTGCGAGCGGCCGTCGCCCAGCTGAGCCGACGCCACCCCATGCTGCGGGCACGCGTCCGTGACGTCTCCGGGCACCTGTGCCTCGACTGGGCCGGCACCGCCTCGCTCCCGGTGACCGTGCGCGCCGTCACCGCCCCGCGCGACGAAGCGGTCATCGCCGCCCGTTCCCCGTTCGACCTGGACGAAGGCCCACTGGCCCGGGTGGAGGTGCTGGAGGGACCCGACTACACCGTCCTGCTGATAACGGTGCACCACATCGTCCTGGACGGCACCGCGACCCCGCTGCTCCTCGACGATCTGCGCCGCGCCTACGCGGGGGAGGACCTGGGGCTGCCGGAGGACCTCACACCACTGGTGGACCACGCCCGACGCTCACGGGAGGCCGCCGACGGGGCGATCGGCGAGGAATCGCGGCGCTACTGGCGCGACGAGTTGGCGGACATGCCACCCGCCCGCACCCTCCCGGTGCGATCCGCCGAAGGGGCGCGGGCACTGACGCCGTTCACCGTGGACGCCCAACTGAGCCGGCAGGCACGCCGACTCGCCAGGGAACTGGGCGTCTCCTACTTCACCGTGATGCTCGGCGCCCTGTTCATCACGCTCTCCCATCACACCGGCAGCGACGACCTGATCGTCTCCGCGCCCTATCACGGCAGATCGGACAAGCGACTTGGGGAACGGGTCGGTTACTTCGTCAACGTGCTGCCGTTCCGCCAGAAGCTGTGCCCCTCCGACACCTACGAGCGGTTCCTGCGGAAACTGCGCACCACCGTGCGTGACGGGCTGAAACACGGCGACCTGCCGCTCCCATCGATCCTACGGGCCGCCCACCTCGTGGGACCGGACGCCCGTGCCCACACCCACCAGGTGGTGTTCGAGTACTGGGACACCACCAGCACCAGCGGACTGGATGTGCACCGCTTCGAACTCGTCGGCGGCGGCTCCCGGTGCCGACTCAGCTACCTCGACTCGACGGACGTCGCCGACTACCGGCTCACGGCGCAGCTCAACGAGGGCAGCACCGGTAGCAGGATGCTGTGGAAGGACCCGGGCGGCACCGTCGGGCCCACCGCCCTGGCAGCGCTGACACGTGACTACCTGTCCATCGTGGCCGACATGGTGGCCGACCCGGGTCGCACCCTCGGCGAGGCGACGGCACGGCTGCCCGCCGTCGTCCTCCCGGACACCGGCGGCACGGAGCCGGCCGAGGACACCGAACGCCCCCGCGAACCGGCGGGCACGGCGGCCACGCCCGCGTCGGCCGCAATGCTCGGTGAAATCTGGCGCGAGGTACTGCGGATCCCCGAGGTGTCCGCCGACGATTCCTTCTTCGAGCTGGGCGGGCACTCCCTGCTCGCCACCACGCTGCTGAACCGGATCACGGAGCGCCTCGGTGTCGAGCTGTCCGTACGCGATCTGTTCAGCCACCCCAGGTTCGGCCGGCTCGCCGAGGTCATCGACGACCGCCGCGCCGCCGCCCCGGTGGACGCGGACGACACACCGCACCCCGAGGAGACCTGGGAGGACGTCTTCCCGGCCTCGGTCTTCCAGGAGAGCATCTGGCTGGCCGAACGCCTCGACCCCGCGCACGCCAAATACCACATCCCGCTCCTGTGGAAGGTACGGGGAACCCTCGACGGTGACGCCCTCTCCCGCGCACTCGCGCTGCTGGTCTCCCGGCACGAGATCCTGCGTACCCGTTTCGTCGACAAGGACGGCAGGCTCTACCAGGAGGTCACCGAGCCCTGGGCTCCCTTGGTGGACCGGCTCGACGTGACCGCCGCCGCCGAGGCCGGCCAACGGCAGTGGCTGCGGAAGTGGTCCGACACCACCACCAGCGCCTTCGACCCCTCCACCGCACGGCTGCTCGCGGCCGGCTGGTTCTCCCTGCCGGACGGCGGCCAGTTGTTCTCCCTCTGCCTGCACCACCTGGTACTCGACGGGGAGTCCGTCCCCGTCCTCGTCCGCGACCTGGAACGTTGTTACCAGCAGGCGGCGGGCCTGGCATCCGGGCCGCTCCCGGAACCCGGCCAGTACCGCGAGCTGGTCTTCGCCCAGCAGACCGAATCAGCCCGGTCCAGAACGGCGGCGGACCTGGCGTACTGGCAAGACCACCTCTCCGGCGCCCCGGCCTCCCTCGGACTGGCCGGGCCCCGCGCCGCGGGCGAATCCGGCAACATCCCCCTGCGACTCGACGGCGACACGGCACAGCGGCTGACCGCCCTCGGCACGGAGCGGAACGCCTCCCGGTTCATGGTGACCGCCGCGGCCTTGGCGGCGGTGCTGCACCGGGCGTCCGGGCTGCCGGACATCACCTTCGGCGTCCCGGTGGCGAGCAGGTCGGCAGGTGTCTTCGACGATGTCATCGGGCCGTGCATGAACACCCTCGTGCTGCGTTCCCGCTGCGGGGCGGAGACGACCTACTCGGATCTGCTGCGAACGGTGCGGGAAGAAGTCATCGCGGCCTTCGAGCACCAAAGCGCCCCGTTCGACGACGTGGTCCGGCGGCTACGGCCCCCACGGTCGCGAGGACGAACGCCCTTCGTCGACTGCCTGCTCAACAGCGTCGGGATGGACCAGTGGTCGGCCACGCTCGGCGACGCCCGCCTGGTCTTCCTCGATCAGGACCTGCGGGGCGAAGAAGTTAGCAAGTTCCCCCTCACCGTGACCTTCACCACGGCGCAGGACGTGGTGGAGGGGAACCTCGCCTACCGCGGCGACTGCCTCGACGCGGCAGGCGCGCTGCGGTTGACGGACGAAATCACCACGGTGCTCGGTGACTTCACGGCACTGCTGCCGCGACGGGTGTTCGACGCCGATCCGACCAGGGAGCTCTGAAGCGGCGTGACCAGCAGGTTCCGATTCGGTGTCATCCTCGTCCCGGGTCCCGGGCGCCAGGAGTGGTGGCAGAGCTGTCGCACCGCCGAACGGCTCGGCTACGACGTCATCGCGGTCCCCGACCACCTCGGGGTACAGGCCCCGTTCCCCGCGATGGTCTCCGCCGCCGCCGCGACGGAGCGGGTGCGCCTGACCACCTACGTCCTCAACAGCGCCTTCTGGAATCCCACCCTCCTGGCCAGGGAGATCCTCAGCACGGACCTCCTCACCGACGGCCGGGTCGAGGTGGGGCTGGGCACCGGATACGTTCGCGCGGAATTCGACAAGGCCCGGGTCGAGTGGGGCACCGCCGGCAGCCGGGTGCGACGGCTGGAAGAGGCCATCGTCTCCCTGCTTGGCCATCTGGCGGATCCCCGCGGCCTCGGCTTCACGCACGCACCGCCACAACTGCCGCTGCTGGTCGGCGGAAACGGTGACCGGGTGCTGCGACTGGCCGCGGCACACGCGGACATCGTCTCGTTCGCCGGTGCGGTACTCGCGCCAGGCTCCTCACGAGGCACGTTGCGACTGATCGACGGCGACGCCATGGCGGAAAGGGTCAGGTATTTCGAGAACGTGGCGGGCGACCGCGCCGCCCGGCCGGAACGCAACATCCTCGTGCAGTCGGTGGTGGTGACCGCCGACCGGCGGGGCACCACCGAGGCGCTGCGCCGCCGCATGCCGTACCTCACGGCCGAGCAGGTGGCCGACGTTCCCACACTGCTGATCGGGACTTCGAAGGAGATCGCGACCATGCTCCTGGAACGGCGGGAACGCTACGGGTTCTCCTACGTCTGCGTCCAGGAACGCGACATGACCGCCTTCGCCCCGGTGATCGAGCTCCTGGCCGGGGAGTGACAACACACCGCTCAGCATGGCCCTCGCGCGGCACGCTCGTTGCCGATCGTCGACCTGGACGGCGGCCTGGTCCACGTACGCCCTGGTGAAGCGGGACGTGACCGTATCCGCTGCCGGGTTGACGGGCGGCGCCGGCGACGGCCCGGGGCGGCAGCCGGGGGAGCCGGGGACCGCACTGCTCCGGCCCCGGGGCGTTCGCGCCCGAGTCCGCCGGCCATCGTGCGCAGAACCAGCCCCATCCGGCGCCCTCATGGGTTCCCTGGCGTTGATCAGTTGTTGTGCGGTCGTGTTCGCGGCGCGAGTCGTGTTCCCGTCAATCCGCTCCGCCCACTGGATATGACCAGGGACCCGCGCCGGAAACCCGACCACACGTGGTGAAGGGGGATGTCTTCATGAGCACCGGGAAGCAGGGGGCGACCGCCAGCGCGATGAGGGGCGGCACTGCGGTCCGTAACGGCGGTCGCTCCTGGTGGACGAGGGCCGCCGCCACGACTGGGCAGACCATCGCCCTGACGGCCGGCGCGACAGCACGGGTACCGGCCTTCGCAGCCGGCCACTCCACCGGCGCACGACCGGGCATCACCTGTGCAGTGCGATTCGTTCGCGGCCTGGAAGCTCTACGAGAACCTGGCGGGCCTGCAGGGCAGCGCCGCGGGCCAGACTCCTCCCGGCAGCATCCCGGCGGCCGGCTGGGTCCCCCTGGTGGCCCAACGCCGTCACCGATCCGCAGGACGGCAACCCGCCGGACACGGTGCACGGTATCCCGGGCAGCAGCAACGGCCATGTCGGGTTCGTCTCGGACGTCTACCCAGACGGGTCGATCACCGTCGAGTCCTACAACATGCGGGAGAACGGCGCATACTCGGTCGTCCAGGTGAAGTACGACAGCGGGTACACCGACACCAGCTTCGGGCTGTCCGCCTTCGGCGTTCCGTGGCCGGGCGGCTTCACCCGCATCGGCGATTCCGACCGCAGCCCGCCACGTCGTCCCCGTCCGAGGCCGCCGACCCCGGAGTCGTGCAGTCGCTCTACCCCTCGGCCACGTGGACCGGCATCCGTCGTGCCGGAACCCGGCCGCCGGAACCAGGGACGCATCATCCAGTTCAGGTCGCCAGCCCGTGGCGGTAGGCGTAGACGACGGCCTGGACGCGGTCGCGGAGCTGGAGTTTGGCGAGAATGCGGGAGACGAAGGTCTTGACGGTCTCCTGGCTGATGACGAGGGCCGCGGCGATCTCGCTGTTGGAGAGGCCCTCCGCGATGAGGCGGAGGACTTCCAACTCGCGTGGTGTGAGCGGGATGTCGCGGGAGGTGTTCTCGGCGGGACGGATGCGGGCGGCGTAGTGCCCGACGAGCCGGCGTGTCACGTCGGGGTCGAGGAGGGCCGCGCCGGTGGCCACGGTCCGGATGCCGTGGAGCAACCGGGCCGGAGGGGCGTCCTTGAGGAGGAAGCCGCTGGCGCCGACACGTAGTGCCTCGTAGACGTACTCGTCCAGGTTGAACGTGGTCACCACGAGGACTTTGACCGGGTGGGGCACTCCGACACCGGCCAGCAGTCGGGTGGCTTCGAGGCCGTCGAGGACCGGCATGCGGATGTCCATCACGACGACGTCGGGCTCCGCCTTCCGGGCGAGGTCGACCGCGGTCCGCCCGTCCGCGCACTCGCCCACCACCTCCATGTCGGGCTGGGCGCCGATGATGGTGACCAGGCCGGTGCGGACCAGCATCTGGTCGTCGCAGACCAGGACCCGGATCGGTGCGCTCACAAGGCGCCGCCGAGGGGGATGCGTGCCCGGACGGTGAAGCTGCCGTCCGCGCCGCGGCCGGCGCTGAAGTCGCCGTCCAGGACGTCGACGCGTTCCCGCAGGCCCGCAAGGCCCCGGCCGCTGCCGGTGGCGACGGCGGCGCGTGAGCCGGTTCCGTCCGTGCCGACCTCCACGGTGATCTCCCTCTCGCCGTACCGGATCTGTACGGAAGTGCGGCTGCCGTGAGCGTACTTGAGGGCGTTGGTCAGCGCCTCCTGCACCACCCGGTAGGCGACGAGGTCGGCGCTGCCCGTCGACGCCGGCGGTGTGCCCTGCTCGGTGAAGTCCACGGGCTGCCCGGCCCGGCGGGTCTGCTCGACGAGGGTGCCGACCCTGCCGACGGCCGGTGTCCTGGTCCGCGTGGCCTCCGCCGTGCCGACGCCGTGGTCGGGGTTGAGCAGGTCCAGCAGGTGGCGCAGGTCGGTGATGGCGCGGCGGCCGGTGTCGCTGACCGCGGTCAGGGACCGCTCCAGCCGCTCGGGTGCGGCAGTCAGGTAGCGGGCGGCTTCGGCCTGTACGACCATCGCGGTCACGTGGTGGGTCACCACGTCGTGCAACTCGCGGGCGATGCGGGTGCGTTCGGCGGCACGGACCTCGGCGGCCACGCTCTCGCGGCGTTCGGCCTCCGCGGCTCGACCGGAACGCAGCCACGCCCCCGCCCCCCAGGCCAGAGTGAGAACCAGGTAGAACGTCACGAACCCCGTCGGTGTCTCGCCGCCCGAACCGAGCCGGCTGAGCGCGATCGCCAGTGGCACGTATGCCACGGAGAGAAGGATCACGGTGGTGCGCCGGCGTTGTTCCAGATGGGAGCCCGCACTGATCAGCGCGATGGGCAGGGTGGCACCGGCGACCGAGTGGTAGCCGCGCAACTGGTCGAGAGCGAAGCCGCACGCGACCAGCGCGAGGCAGACGACCGGCCACCGCCGGCGCACCACGAGGGAGAGGCATTCGAGGGCGAGGGCCACGCCGGCGAGCGCGTCGAAGGGGCGGGTCGGCAGGTCCCCGACCTGCGTCCCGTGGCCGCGCAGCCCCGGCAGGAACGACGCGACCAGGAACAGTGTCCCCAGGGGGAGGTCGCGCAGGGTGACGTCGAGTCGGCGCCACGTCTGGTCGGCCCCCTGAAGACTGATCACCGGGCGAGTGTAGCGAGGGCGTCGACGCGCCCGGCACGCTGCCGGGGGACGATGTGGCCGCGTCGGCGGGCCAGCCACAGGAAGGCAACCGTGAGCAGCGCGCCGAACAGCATCGCGTACACGCTGGCCTCCGGCCCGAACTCGCCGCCGCTGATCAGCCGGGGGCCCGACGTCGAGGCGTCCAGCAGCCCGTGTACGTCGCCGTTGCCCGAGACCTCGGTGCCGAAGATGCCGGACTCCGCGAAGTTCCAGCCGAAGTGCAGGCCGATCGGTAGCCACAGGGAACGGGTGGCGGCGTACGCGGCGGCGAGCATGCCGCCGGCCTCGAGCGCGATGGCGATGGCGCCCAGCACGGTGGCGTCCTTGTTGAGCAGGTGGACCGCGCCGAACACCACACCGGACAGCGCCAGCGCGATGTACGTTCCCAGACCTCGCTCCACGAGCCGGAAGAGCAGGCCACGGAACATCAGCTCCTCCGAGACGGCGGCGCCGGCCATGAAGCCGACCAGCCCGATCGCTCCGGTCGGCGAGCCCAGGCCGTGGACCTCGTAGTCCCCGAGGAAGGAGATGTTCGCGATGACGCACCCGAACATCGCGACCCCGATGACCAGGCCCCGCAGAAGCGACCCGGACGCTCCCTCGCGGGCCAGTTCCGCGACCGGGCGCCGCTCGGTGCGCCCCACGACCCATCGGTAGACGACCACCGAGAGCACGACCGCCACAGCGCCCAGGAGGAGTGAGAGCCACGGGTCGTCCCGCACCGCGGTGACGCTCCGACCGCCGACCGCACCGACCACGACCACGGCCAGGATCTGCCACACCAGTTTCAAGACGACTCCTTCTTCGTTCCCGTTCCCGGTTCTCGTCCGGTCCGCGAGCGGGCGCCGCGGCCGAACTGAACGCTAGGGAACCGGTGATCAGGAATCGTCACCTCACAGAGGACACCCGCGCGTAGCTCTCACGGGGGACAGCCCCCGCCACCCCGGTCCGGCTGAGCGGGCGGTCGACCGCCAGGCGGACAGGAGTTCAGAAGAACACCCCGCACCGCAGCAGCACGTTCGCGTACGGCCGGGCCTCCCCGGTCCGGACCACCAGACGCGCGTCCGCCGCGAGTTCCTTCAGCCGCTCGTGGGGGACGAGGGCCAGATCGGGGAAGCGGTCCTCCAGCAGCGCGGCCGTAGGCGGATTGGCCTGCCGTACCTCCGTCGCCGCCGTGGCGGCTTCGATCACCAGCTCGGCCAGCAGGCCGTCCAGGACCTCGGCGAAGGACGGCACCCCCGCGCGGAACGCCAGGTCCACCACGCGCGGCCCGGCCGGAATCGGCATGCCCGCGTCGCACACCAGTAACCCGTCGGTGTGCCCCAGTTCGGCCAGCGCCCCGCACAGGTGACGGTTGAGGATGCCGGTTTTCCTCACAGCGCGTCGACCTCCGCCGCCGTGGGGTAGGACTCCTGCGCGCCGTGCCTGGTGACGGCCACCGCGCCCACCCGGGCCGCGTAGCGGGCCGCCTCCTGCAAGGACGCTCCCGCGCCCAGCCGGCAGGCCAGCGCCGCGGTGAACGCGTCGCCCGCGCCCGTGGTGTCCACGGCGTCCACCGTCACCGACGGCACCCTGACCACCCGCTCGGGCCACGCCACCAGCGCGCCCTCGGCGCCCAGGGTGACGACCACCGAGCGCGGGCCGAGGGCGAGCAGCGCCCGCGCCCACCCTTGCGGATCCTCGCCAACGTCCGCGCCGCTCCCGTCCGCCCCGGCGAGGATCACCTTGGCCTCGTGCTCGTTGACGATCAGCGGGTCGCAGGCCTCCAGCAGTTCCCGCGGCAGCGGACGCGGCGGGGAGGGGTTGAGCACGAAACGGCTGCCGGGAGCCAGGTGCCGTACCGCCTCCACGACCGTCTCCAACGGGACCTCCAACTGCGCGGAGACCACCCGGGATGCCTGGAAGAGCCCGGCCGCCGCCCGCACGTCCTCGGGCGTGAGCCGGCCGTTGGCACCCGGCGAGACCACGATGCTGTTGTCCCCGGACGGGTCCACCGTGATCAGCGCCACCCCGGTGGGCGCCCCGCCCACCAGCACGCCCACCGGGTCCACCCCGGCCGCGCGCTGCGCGTCGAGCAGCAGCCGGCCGTGTGCGTCGTCGCCGACCCGGGCCAGCAGTGCCGTACGGGCCCCCAACCGGGCGGCGGCCACCGCCTGGT
It encodes:
- a CDS encoding ribokinase, producing the protein MDEYDLLVVGSANADLVIGVERRPAAGETVLGSDLAVHPGGKGANQAVAAARLGARTALLARVGDDAHGRLLLDAQRAAGVDPVGVLVGGAPTGVALITVDPSGDNSIVVSPGANGRLTPEDVRAAAGLFQASRVVSAQLEVPLETVVEAVRHLAPGSRFVLNPSPPRPLPRELLEACDPLIVNEHEAKVILAGADGSGADVGEDPQGWARALLALGPRSVVVTLGAEGALVAWPERVVRVPSVTVDAVDTTGAGDAFTAALACRLGAGASLQEAARYAARVGAVAVTRHGAQESYPTAAEVDAL